In Streptomyces puniciscabiei, a single genomic region encodes these proteins:
- a CDS encoding ATP-binding protein, whose translation MTTTLSKQTPEEQRPRAPWRYGAAWGTRGAHITEARHAVRSLLARAGHHPRERSSQDAQLVVSELVTNAVRHAPGPGELLLEVSPDAAQLRISVRDSSPLPPRLQVPDAGRIGGHGLHLVTRLCDQVRTIALGTGKRVVAHLPLQQPTG comes from the coding sequence ATGACTACCACGCTCAGTAAGCAGACACCGGAAGAGCAGCGGCCGAGGGCGCCCTGGCGCTACGGCGCAGCTTGGGGCACCAGGGGTGCGCACATCACCGAGGCGCGCCACGCCGTGCGTTCACTGCTGGCACGGGCAGGACACCATCCGCGCGAGCGTTCCAGCCAGGACGCCCAGCTTGTCGTCAGTGAACTGGTCACCAACGCCGTCCGTCACGCACCCGGCCCGGGTGAACTCCTGCTCGAAGTCTCGCCGGACGCCGCCCAGTTGCGGATCAGCGTCCGTGACAGCTCCCCGCTCCCGCCCCGTCTCCAGGTGCCCGACGCCGGCCGCATCGGCGGACACGGCCTGCACCTGGTCACCCGGCTCTGCGACCAGGTACGCACCATCGCCCTGGGCACGGGCAAACGAGTCGTCGCACACCTGCCCTTGCAGCAACCTACCGGCTGA
- a CDS encoding transposase: MGADRTTRPPWPTRSPRPTPVDDRLCLQDVLYVLHQDIAWQLLPLEVGFGSGQTCWRRLDRWQRAGAFVVFAAARLSARACIGESPVRGTTHLQTHWIVRHFPQANPADRGCESVPAVLRRLDSELTERGPWRSGTFDFRLPEDEH; encoded by the coding sequence GTGGGCGCTGATCGAACCACGCGGCCGCCCTGGCCGACGCGGTCGCCGAGGCCGACGCCAGTGGATGATCGGCTCTGTCTGCAGGACGTCCTGTACGTCCTGCACCAGGACATCGCCTGGCAACTCCTGCCGCTGGAGGTGGGATTCGGATCCGGGCAGACCTGCTGGCGGCGCCTGGACCGCTGGCAGCGGGCCGGAGCCTTCGTGGTATTTGCCGCAGCCCGCTTGTCGGCACGCGCCTGCATCGGCGAATCACCCGTGCGAGGGACGACTCACCTGCAGACGCATTGGATCGTGCGCCATTTCCCGCAGGCGAACCCTGCCGACCGCGGCTGCGAGAGCGTCCCGGCCGTCTTGCGGCGGCTGGACTCGGAGTTGACCGAGCGCGGTCCCTGGCGATCAGGGACTTTTGACTTCCGCCTGCCTGAGGATGAGCACTGA